Proteins from a genomic interval of Tenacibaculum sp. SZ-18:
- the ffh gene encoding signal recognition particle protein has protein sequence MFNNLSEKLDKALHTLKGHGKINEVNVAETLKEVRRALLDADVNFKIAKQFTNTVKDKAMGQDVLTTLNPGQLMVKIVKDELTELMGGDTVGINLGGSPTVILMSGLQGSGKTTFSGKLANYLKTKKTKQVLLVGCDVYRPAAINQLQVVGEQIGVEVYAEVGNQNPVEISQNAIKHAKANGKNVVIIDTAGRLAVDEEMMTEISNIHKAVTPNETLFVVDSMTGQDAVNTAKAFNDVLNFDGVVLTKLDGDTRGGAALSIKSVVDKPIKFIGTGEKMDAIDVFHPNRMADRILGMGDVVSLVERAQEQYDEAEARKLQKKIAKNQFGFDDFLNQIQQIKKMGSMKDLVGMIPGAGKALKGMDIDDDAFKGIEAIIYSMTPDERSKPSLINASRKKRIAKGSGTSVQEVNQLMKQFDQMSKMMKMMQGGGGKRMMQMMRGMR, from the coding sequence ATGTTTAATAATTTAAGTGAAAAATTAGATAAAGCGTTACATACGCTGAAAGGACACGGAAAGATTAATGAAGTAAACGTTGCTGAAACGTTAAAAGAAGTACGTAGAGCTTTATTAGATGCCGATGTTAACTTTAAAATAGCGAAGCAATTTACGAATACCGTTAAAGATAAGGCGATGGGACAAGACGTATTAACTACGTTAAACCCAGGACAATTGATGGTAAAAATTGTTAAGGATGAATTAACTGAGTTAATGGGAGGTGATACTGTAGGTATCAATTTAGGTGGTTCTCCAACAGTTATTTTGATGTCTGGATTACAAGGTTCGGGTAAAACAACTTTCTCGGGTAAACTTGCTAACTATCTTAAAACAAAGAAAACTAAACAGGTGTTATTAGTTGGTTGTGATGTGTATCGTCCTGCCGCTATTAACCAGTTGCAAGTTGTAGGTGAACAAATTGGTGTTGAAGTTTATGCTGAAGTAGGAAATCAAAATCCTGTTGAAATTTCTCAAAATGCAATTAAGCATGCCAAAGCTAACGGAAAGAATGTTGTTATTATTGATACCGCTGGTCGTTTAGCTGTGGATGAGGAAATGATGACGGAAATTTCTAATATTCATAAAGCCGTTACTCCTAATGAAACATTATTTGTTGTAGATTCTATGACAGGTCAAGATGCTGTAAATACTGCAAAGGCCTTTAATGATGTTTTAAATTTTGATGGTGTTGTGCTTACAAAATTAGATGGTGATACTCGTGGTGGAGCTGCTTTATCTATCAAATCTGTTGTAGACAAACCAATCAAGTTTATTGGTACTGGTGAGAAAATGGATGCAATTGATGTTTTCCACCCAAATCGTATGGCAGATCGTATTCTTGGAATGGGAGATGTTGTATCGTTAGTAGAACGTGCTCAAGAACAATACGATGAAGCTGAAGCAAGAAAACTTCAAAAGAAGATTGCTAAAAATCAGTTTGGATTTGATGATTTCTTAAACCAAATTCAGCAAATAAAGAAAATGGGAAGCATGAAAGACTTAGTTGGAATGATTCCTGGTGCTGGTAAAGCGTTAAAAGGAATGGATATCGACGACGATGCTTTCAAAGGAATTGAAGCGATTATTTATTCAATGACGCCAGACGAAAGAAGCAAGCCTTCTTTAATAAATGCAAGTAGAAAGAAGAGAATCGCAAAAGGATCTGGTACATCCGTGCAAGAAGTAAATCAGCTAATGAAGCAGTTTGATCAGATGAGTAAAATGATGAAAATGATGCAAGGAGGAGGCGGAAAACGTATGATGCAAATGATGCGAGGAATGAGATAA
- the folD gene encoding bifunctional methylenetetrahydrofolate dehydrogenase/methenyltetrahydrofolate cyclohydrolase FolD produces MILLDGKKTSADIKEEIALEVGELKRNEKKAPHLAAIIVGNDGASLTYVNAKVKACERVGFESTLIQLPEETTEAELLNEIEILNVDNDIDGFIVQLPLPKHIDEQKVLLAVDPAKDVDGFHPENVGRMALNLPTFISATPFGIIELLERYEVETSGKNVVVIGRSHIVGSPMSILLSQKRKVGNATVTLTHSRTKNLEEITKEADIIVAALGIPEFLKGDMVKDGAVIIDVGITRVADPSKKSGFRLVGDVAFDEVAEKSSFITPVPGGVGPMTIAMLLKNTLIANKRRNS; encoded by the coding sequence ATGATCTTATTAGACGGAAAGAAGACTTCTGCAGACATTAAAGAGGAAATCGCTTTAGAAGTAGGTGAATTAAAAAGAAATGAAAAAAAAGCACCGCACTTAGCTGCTATTATTGTAGGAAATGATGGAGCTAGTTTAACTTACGTAAATGCAAAAGTGAAAGCTTGTGAACGCGTAGGCTTTGAATCTACTTTAATTCAACTTCCTGAAGAAACTACAGAAGCTGAACTTTTGAATGAAATTGAAATTTTAAATGTTGATAATGATATTGACGGTTTTATCGTTCAACTACCATTACCAAAACATATTGATGAACAAAAAGTATTATTAGCTGTTGATCCTGCCAAAGATGTAGATGGATTCCATCCTGAAAATGTTGGTAGAATGGCTTTAAATTTACCTACTTTTATTTCTGCTACTCCTTTTGGAATTATAGAATTATTAGAACGTTATGAAGTTGAAACTTCAGGAAAGAACGTTGTTGTAATTGGTCGTAGCCATATTGTTGGAAGCCCAATGAGTATTTTATTATCTCAAAAAAGAAAAGTTGGAAATGCGACAGTTACATTAACACATAGTAGAACGAAAAACTTAGAAGAAATAACTAAAGAAGCAGATATTATCGTGGCTGCTTTAGGAATTCCAGAATTCTTAAAAGGTGATATGGTAAAAGATGGAGCCGTAATTATTGATGTTGGAATTACTAGAGTTGCAGATCCTTCTAAGAAAAGTGGTTTCAGATTGGTTGGAGATGTTGCTTTTGACGAAGTAGCTGAAAAATCTTCATTTATTACACCTGTTCCTGGTGGAGTTGGACCGATGACCATTGCAATGTTATTAAAAAATACGTTAATAGCGAATAAGCGAAGAAATTCCTAA
- a CDS encoding nicotinate phosphoribosyltransferase — protein MNPLLYTDGYKVDHRRQYPDNTTLVYSNWTPRKSRIEGVNEVVFFGLQYFIKKYVIQEFNQNFFQQPKEQILEKYANRINNYLGENKVGVEHIGALHDLGFLPIVIKALPEGVSVPIRVPMFTMYNTLPEFFWLTNYFETLLSTTIWMPCNSATIAKQYRKILDAYAEETSSIPEFVDWQGHDFSMRGMAGLEAAVLSASGHLLSFTGTDTIPAIDFLEEYYNANANEELVGGSVAATEHSVMCMGTNSGEEETFKRLITEVYPNGIVSIVSDTWDLWKVLTEYLPNLIEEVLSRDGKVVIRPDSGDPVDIICGNPNGTTEVEQKGVIQLLWEVFGGEINEKGYKELDPHIGAIYGDSITIERATQICERLKQNGFASTNVVLGIGSFTYQYNTRDTFGFAMKATYGEVNGEGRAIYKDPITDDGTKKSAKGLLKIVKEEGKYQLIDEVSWAEEQEGELREVFRDGTLLIDDSLLEIRKRVN, from the coding sequence ATGAATCCATTATTATATACAGACGGTTATAAAGTAGATCACAGAAGACAATATCCAGATAATACAACCTTAGTATATTCAAACTGGACACCGAGAAAAAGTAGAATAGAAGGAGTGAATGAAGTAGTATTTTTTGGATTGCAATACTTCATAAAGAAATATGTAATTCAAGAGTTCAATCAGAACTTTTTTCAACAACCTAAAGAACAAATTCTAGAAAAATATGCTAATAGAATAAATAACTATTTAGGTGAAAATAAAGTAGGAGTAGAGCATATTGGCGCTTTACATGATCTAGGTTTCTTACCAATTGTAATAAAAGCATTACCAGAAGGAGTATCAGTTCCAATTCGGGTTCCTATGTTTACCATGTATAATACATTACCTGAATTTTTCTGGTTAACAAATTATTTCGAAACACTGCTATCAACAACTATTTGGATGCCATGTAATTCTGCTACAATTGCCAAACAATACAGAAAAATATTGGATGCATATGCAGAAGAAACCTCAAGTATTCCTGAATTTGTAGATTGGCAAGGGCACGATTTCTCAATGAGAGGAATGGCAGGATTAGAAGCAGCTGTTTTGTCAGCTTCAGGTCACTTATTAAGCTTTACTGGAACTGATACAATTCCGGCTATAGATTTTCTAGAGGAATATTACAATGCTAATGCAAATGAAGAACTTGTTGGAGGATCAGTTGCTGCAACGGAACACTCTGTTATGTGTATGGGAACAAATAGTGGAGAAGAAGAAACATTTAAAAGATTAATTACTGAGGTTTATCCTAACGGAATTGTTTCTATTGTTTCTGATACTTGGGATTTATGGAAAGTGCTAACAGAATATCTACCGAATTTAATAGAAGAAGTTTTAAGTCGAGATGGAAAAGTTGTTATTCGTCCAGATAGTGGTGATCCTGTAGATATTATTTGTGGTAACCCAAATGGTACAACAGAAGTTGAACAAAAAGGTGTAATTCAGTTACTTTGGGAAGTGTTTGGAGGTGAAATAAATGAAAAAGGTTATAAAGAATTAGATCCACATATTGGAGCAATCTATGGAGATAGTATAACGATAGAAAGAGCAACACAAATTTGTGAACGATTAAAGCAAAATGGATTTGCTTCTACTAATGTTGTGTTAGGAATTGGTTCTTTTACGTATCAATATAACACGAGAGATACTTTTGGTTTTGCTATGAAAGCAACTTATGGAGAAGTTAATGGAGAAGGAAGAGCTATTTATAAAGATCCAATTACAGATGATGGAACTAAAAAATCTGCAAAAGGTTTATTGAAAATAGTTAAAGAAGAAGGAAAATATCAATTAATTGATGAAGTGAGTTGGGCAGAAGAACAAGAAGGAGAATTAAGAGAAGTATTTAGAGATGGTACATTATTAATTGATGATTCTTTATTAGAAATTAGAAAGCGAGTAAACTAA
- a CDS encoding nucleoside 2-deoxyribosyltransferase domain-containing protein → MRVFTAKDKLPVKNEDETCCFLAGSIDFKESTSWRDLVVSGSSKNTIFFDPTREDHDVLGNQEMVCHIQWELEALELADMIILNFLPDAKSPISLVELGLYRKSNKLIVRCPKEFFQYRYVSTICDKYNTPIYHNFEEVFKYV, encoded by the coding sequence ATGAGAGTATTTACTGCAAAAGATAAACTACCTGTAAAGAACGAGGATGAAACTTGTTGTTTTCTTGCAGGTAGTATCGATTTTAAGGAATCTACATCTTGGAGAGATTTAGTAGTTAGTGGAAGCTCTAAGAATACGATCTTTTTTGATCCTACAAGAGAAGATCATGATGTACTTGGTAATCAGGAAATGGTGTGTCATATCCAATGGGAATTAGAAGCACTAGAATTAGCGGATATGATCATTCTTAATTTTCTTCCAGATGCCAAATCTCCAATTTCACTTGTGGAATTAGGGTTATACAGGAAATCAAATAAACTTATTGTTAGATGTCCAAAAGAATTTTTCCAATACCGTTATGTGAGTACAATTTGTGATAAATATAATACACCAATATATCATAATTTCGAGGAGGTTTTTAAATATGTGTAA
- a CDS encoding NADAR family protein, with translation MKYSNRTIQDKYNYDENLKFLFFWGHQPNKDGSVGKGCFSQWWESDFQIDGIVYKSAEHFMMAEKARLFNDQKSLTKIIESKHPHDAKKLGRKVLNFNPKIWDKYKFDIVVKGNLAKFSQDDELKKFLIQTNDRILVEASPVDNIWGIGMAADNENVMNPNLWKGHNLLGYALMEVRDQLQ, from the coding sequence ATGAAATATTCTAACCGTACAATACAAGACAAGTACAATTATGATGAAAATTTAAAGTTTTTATTTTTTTGGGGACATCAACCCAATAAAGATGGAAGTGTAGGTAAGGGTTGTTTTAGTCAATGGTGGGAATCAGATTTTCAAATAGATGGAATAGTTTATAAATCGGCTGAACATTTTATGATGGCCGAAAAGGCTCGATTATTTAATGATCAAAAAAGTCTGACAAAAATAATAGAATCAAAACATCCACATGATGCGAAGAAATTGGGAAGAAAAGTATTGAATTTTAATCCTAAAATTTGGGATAAATATAAGTTCGATATTGTTGTTAAAGGTAATTTAGCTAAGTTTTCTCAGGATGATGAATTAAAGAAATTCTTAATTCAAACCAATGATCGTATTCTCGTAGAGGCAAGTCCTGTTGATAATATCTGGGGAATTGGAATGGCAGCAGATAATGAAAATGTGATGAATCCAAATTTATGGAAAGGACATAATTTATTAGGTTATGCTTTGATGGAAGTACGTGATCAACTTCAATAG
- a CDS encoding metallophosphoesterase family protein: MRTFTIGDIHGGFKALKQLISKLDLTANDTLIFLGDYVDGWSESAQVLDYLIELDKSHKCIFIKGNHDVYCENWLKTGVKHHKWLFHGGKNTITSYNEYSENQKNEHLQFLERMNLFHVDNENRLFIHAGFTSMHGPYQEVYESNYTWDRTLWEMALTMDKRIKKDSLLFPKRLLLFNEIYIGHTPTTNYNISEPMQGCNVWNVDTGAAFKGSLTALNIETKEFVQTDPVYLLYPEEAGRNERPHKEVEKNI; this comes from the coding sequence ATGAGAACATTTACAATAGGAGACATACATGGAGGTTTTAAAGCCCTGAAACAACTTATATCTAAGTTGGATTTAACAGCTAATGATACACTTATTTTCTTGGGTGATTATGTTGATGGTTGGAGTGAGTCGGCTCAGGTTTTAGATTATCTAATTGAATTGGATAAAAGTCATAAATGTATTTTCATTAAAGGAAATCATGATGTGTATTGTGAAAATTGGTTAAAAACCGGTGTGAAGCATCACAAATGGTTATTCCACGGTGGAAAGAATACAATTACGAGTTACAATGAATATTCTGAAAATCAGAAGAACGAACATTTACAATTCTTGGAACGTATGAACCTTTTTCATGTAGATAATGAAAATAGACTGTTTATTCACGCAGGATTTACCTCTATGCATGGTCCATATCAAGAAGTTTATGAATCGAACTACACTTGGGATAGAACTTTGTGGGAAATGGCATTAACCATGGATAAACGAATAAAGAAGGATTCTCTATTATTTCCAAAACGTTTATTACTGTTTAATGAAATTTATATCGGACATACGCCAACCACCAATTACAATATATCAGAACCAATGCAAGGCTGTAATGTTTGGAATGTCGATACAGGTGCAGCATTTAAAGGAAGTTTAACTGCCTTAAATATTGAAACTAAAGAGTTTGTTCAAACCGATCCTGTTTATCTTTTATATCCAGAGGAAGCAGGAAGGAATGAACGTCCGCATAAGGAAGTAGAGAAAAACATTTAA
- a CDS encoding prolyl hydroxylase family protein — MRKKELHKEVFIVEDFLSKDDCENFLQKYENENFEEAKVSIDGEQVMFKGIRNNDRYMFFDESLAVALWNRIKEFVPSKIGFYRAIGLNEMFRVYKYSVGQRFKMHIDGSFKRNLEEESFLSFIIYLNDDFEGGETEFRNLFVVKPEKGKALIFRHRLRHEGKEIISGIKYVLRTDIMYKRI, encoded by the coding sequence GTGAGAAAGAAGGAGTTACATAAAGAGGTTTTTATAGTAGAAGATTTTTTGAGCAAAGACGATTGTGAAAACTTTCTTCAGAAATATGAGAATGAAAATTTTGAAGAAGCAAAAGTATCAATTGATGGAGAACAGGTTATGTTTAAAGGAATTAGAAATAACGACAGATACATGTTCTTCGATGAATCTTTGGCAGTAGCATTATGGAATAGAATAAAGGAATTTGTGCCTAGCAAGATTGGTTTTTATAGAGCAATAGGATTAAACGAAATGTTTAGAGTGTATAAGTATTCTGTAGGACAAAGATTTAAAATGCACATAGATGGAAGTTTTAAAAGAAATTTAGAGGAAGAAAGCTTCTTATCTTTCATAATTTATTTGAATGATGATTTTGAAGGAGGAGAAACTGAGTTTAGGAATTTATTTGTAGTGAAACCAGAAAAAGGAAAAGCACTAATATTTAGACATCGATTAAGACATGAAGGAAAAGAAATTATTTCTGGAATAAAATATGTGTTGCGTACTGATATAATGTATAAGAGAATTTAA
- a CDS encoding RNA 2'-phosphotransferase, giving the protein MNEKEIKRISKFLSLLLRHQPETIGLNLDENGWADVEELIDKSKKRRMHFSISDLEKVVAENDKQRFSFNEDKSKIRANQGHSIKNVNLEFEAIEPPENLYHGTVEKFLESIKTNGLQKMNRQHVHLSEDVITATKVGSRRGKPIILVINSGWMFREGYEFYKSKNGVWLTDQVPSKFIQFKN; this is encoded by the coding sequence ATGAACGAAAAAGAAATAAAAAGAATAAGTAAATTTCTAAGTCTGCTGTTACGACATCAACCAGAAACAATTGGTTTAAATTTAGATGAAAATGGATGGGCAGATGTTGAGGAATTAATTGATAAATCGAAAAAAAGACGAATGCATTTTTCGATATCAGATTTAGAAAAAGTGGTAGCGGAAAATGATAAACAACGTTTTAGTTTTAATGAAGATAAATCTAAAATTAGAGCGAATCAAGGTCATTCGATTAAGAATGTAAATCTAGAGTTTGAAGCTATCGAGCCGCCAGAAAATTTATATCATGGAACCGTTGAAAAGTTTTTAGAATCTATAAAAACAAATGGTCTTCAAAAAATGAACAGACAACATGTACATTTAAGTGAAGATGTAATAACAGCCACAAAAGTTGGAAGCAGAAGAGGAAAACCAATAATCTTAGTGATCAACTCAGGTTGGATGTTTCGTGAAGGTTACGAATTTTATAAATCTAAGAATGGGGTTTGGTTAACAGATCAAGTTCCTAGTAAATTTATACAGTTTAAAAATTAA
- a CDS encoding macro domain-containing protein: protein MKEIKYIEGDATQPQGKENKIIVHVCNDIGRWGKGFVVAISKCWPEPEQKYREWYKSGENFELGKVQFVQVEDNLWVANLIGQRKIRKDEFGNPPVRYEAINLGMEIVAKKANELNASVHMPRIGCGLAGGKWEHIEPILKKNLSDNSLEVIVYDFK, encoded by the coding sequence ATGAAGGAAATTAAATATATAGAAGGAGATGCAACACAACCTCAAGGTAAAGAGAATAAAATTATAGTTCATGTATGTAATGATATAGGACGCTGGGGAAAAGGATTTGTTGTAGCTATTTCAAAGTGTTGGCCAGAACCGGAACAAAAGTATAGAGAATGGTATAAGTCTGGAGAGAATTTTGAATTAGGTAAAGTTCAATTTGTACAAGTGGAAGACAATTTATGGGTGGCAAATTTAATTGGTCAACGAAAAATAAGAAAAGATGAATTTGGAAATCCACCAGTTCGATATGAAGCTATTAATTTAGGAATGGAAATAGTTGCGAAAAAAGCAAATGAATTAAATGCATCTGTCCACATGCCAAGAATTGGTTGTGGTTTGGCAGGAGGAAAGTGGGAACATATAGAACCTATTTTAAAAAAGAATCTTAGCGATAATAGTTTAGAGGTTATTGTTTATGACTTCAAATGA
- a CDS encoding O-acetyl-ADP-ribose deacetylase yields MKIEVIQGDITKVEVDVIVNAANSSLLGGGGVDGAIHRAGGPKILEDCQKIRNRQGKCKTGEAVITTAGNLPAKKVIHTVGPVYNGGQRLEKEKELLANCYKNSLELAKENNFISIAFPNISTGIYKFPKELAAQIAIKTVKENAVLEKVIFVCFDDENYTVYKNYLEKE; encoded by the coding sequence ATGAAAATAGAAGTAATACAAGGCGATATTACAAAAGTTGAAGTTGATGTGATTGTCAATGCTGCTAATTCAAGTTTACTCGGAGGAGGAGGTGTAGACGGAGCAATTCATAGAGCTGGTGGACCAAAAATTCTTGAAGATTGTCAGAAAATTAGAAATAGACAGGGAAAATGTAAAACAGGAGAAGCGGTTATCACAACAGCGGGTAATTTGCCAGCAAAAAAAGTAATTCATACCGTCGGGCCAGTATATAATGGAGGTCAACGATTAGAAAAAGAAAAAGAATTATTGGCTAACTGTTACAAGAATAGTTTAGAACTTGCTAAAGAGAATAATTTTATAAGTATAGCATTTCCCAATATAAGTACTGGGATCTATAAGTTTCCAAAAGAATTAGCTGCTCAAATTGCCATAAAAACGGTTAAAGAGAATGCAGTTTTAGAAAAGGTGATTTTTGTCTGTTTTGATGATGAGAATTATACGGTTTATAAAAATTATTTAGAAAAAGAATGA
- a CDS encoding DUF4291 domain-containing protein, whose product MKLILKKYSEQLKEWPQNGYHIMAQYDEEKVIVYQSYRPEIGNFATKNQFFGGPFKYTRMTWIKPNFLWMMYRNGWATKVGQEVVLAIHLKREAFERYLSQAVYSSFQSELYRDWDDWQHHVKNSSIRLQWDPDHNPYGGKLERRAIQIGIRNEEIIKYAKEDILEIEDVSEFVREQYQFVLAKELDKLIIPAERPYISSSDEVNKFLKLK is encoded by the coding sequence ATGAAATTGATATTAAAGAAATATTCAGAACAATTAAAAGAGTGGCCACAAAATGGATACCACATTATGGCTCAATATGATGAAGAAAAAGTAATTGTATATCAATCATACAGACCAGAAATAGGAAATTTCGCAACAAAAAATCAATTTTTTGGAGGGCCTTTTAAATACACAAGAATGACTTGGATTAAGCCTAACTTTCTTTGGATGATGTATCGAAATGGTTGGGCAACAAAAGTAGGACAAGAAGTTGTTTTGGCAATCCATTTAAAACGCGAAGCATTCGAAAGATATTTAAGTCAGGCAGTTTATTCTAGTTTTCAGTCAGAATTATATAGAGATTGGGATGATTGGCAACATCATGTTAAGAATTCATCTATTCGATTACAGTGGGACCCAGATCACAATCCATACGGAGGAAAATTAGAAAGAAGAGCGATTCAAATCGGAATACGGAATGAAGAGATTATCAAGTATGCAAAGGAAGATATTTTAGAAATCGAAGATGTATCTGAATTTGTTAGAGAACAGTATCAATTTGTTTTAGCTAAAGAATTGGATAAACTAATCATACCAGCGGAAAGACCATATATATCATCAAGTGATGAAGTTAATAAGTTTTTGAAGTTGAAATAG
- the prs gene encoding ribose-phosphate diphosphokinase, translated as MIINLDTSFHPLGANQIDFESFVFSGGEPHIKIKTDVKDISEVIVTTRITSFNDFGLLICTVDALRRSGVSIINVFIPYFPGARQDRVMIPGEPLTVKVYAEILNDLCVDKVIVFDPHSEVTPAVLDNCEVVTNYKFIEKVIQKIGKEVLLISPDGGALKKIYKVSEYLGGIAVIECSKKRNVTNGKLEGFKVYEEDLQGKDCLIVDDICDGGGTFMGLAEELKKKNAGDLYLAVSHGIFSKGVESLQEHFTQIFTTDSFRDVEGIDQIKLMDLLN; from the coding sequence ATGATTATAAATTTAGATACATCTTTTCATCCGCTTGGAGCAAACCAAATTGATTTTGAATCTTTTGTCTTTTCAGGAGGTGAACCGCACATTAAAATTAAAACAGATGTAAAGGATATTTCTGAAGTTATCGTTACAACAAGAATTACATCATTTAATGATTTTGGATTGTTGATTTGTACTGTTGATGCTTTAAGGAGAAGTGGTGTTTCTATTATCAATGTGTTTATACCCTATTTTCCAGGAGCAAGACAAGATAGAGTTATGATTCCAGGAGAACCTTTAACAGTAAAAGTGTATGCAGAGATATTAAATGACTTATGTGTAGATAAAGTAATAGTTTTTGACCCACATTCGGAAGTTACGCCAGCAGTATTAGATAATTGTGAAGTCGTTACAAATTACAAGTTTATAGAAAAGGTTATTCAAAAAATAGGAAAAGAAGTGTTGTTAATTTCTCCAGATGGAGGAGCATTGAAAAAGATTTATAAAGTATCAGAATATTTAGGGGGAATTGCTGTGATTGAATGTTCTAAAAAGAGGAATGTTACTAACGGAAAATTAGAAGGTTTTAAAGTATATGAAGAAGATTTACAAGGAAAAGACTGTTTAATAGTGGACGATATTTGTGATGGTGGAGGAACGTTTATGGGACTTGCAGAGGAATTGAAAAAGAAAAATGCTGGTGATTTGTATTTAGCCGTAAGTCACGGAATTTTTAGCAAGGGAGTCGAAAGTTTACAGGAACATTTTACGCAAATTTTCACAACGGATAGTTTTAGAGATGTAGAGGGAATTGATCAAATTAAATTGATGGATTTATTGAATTAG
- a CDS encoding NUDIX hydrolase, which translates to MPAIQDIKVAVDAVVFGYDAKQLSVLLIKRGVEPFKDSWALPGGLVMDNESLETAVTRELKEETGVQIDYLEQLYTFGKPGRDPRNRVVSVSYFGLVRPNHFQIQAATDAKEVQWFPVKELPDLAFDHGTILNIAKERLKAKLQYQPIGFDLLNKEFPFSDLENLYTTILDHKIDRRNFRKKILSFEIVEETDKIYQKGSGRPAKLFKFNNQKYNQLLNDGFHFEIKIV; encoded by the coding sequence ATGCCTGCAATTCAAGATATTAAAGTAGCAGTTGATGCCGTTGTATTTGGTTATGACGCAAAACAACTTTCAGTTTTATTAATTAAAAGAGGTGTAGAACCTTTTAAAGATAGTTGGGCATTACCTGGTGGTTTGGTTATGGACAATGAATCCTTAGAAACTGCTGTAACTCGTGAACTTAAAGAAGAAACAGGTGTTCAGATTGATTATTTAGAACAGTTATATACCTTTGGAAAACCAGGAAGAGATCCAAGAAATAGAGTAGTTTCTGTGAGTTATTTCGGATTAGTAAGACCAAATCATTTTCAAATTCAGGCAGCTACGGATGCAAAAGAAGTGCAGTGGTTTCCTGTGAAAGAACTTCCTGATTTAGCCTTTGACCATGGAACAATTCTTAATATTGCTAAGGAGAGGTTAAAAGCGAAGCTACAATATCAACCTATTGGTTTTGATTTACTTAATAAAGAGTTTCCATTCTCGGATTTAGAAAACCTTTATACTACAATACTCGACCATAAAATCGATCGTAGAAATTTTCGTAAGAAAATTTTAAGTTTTGAAATTGTTGAAGAAACTGATAAAATTTATCAAAAGGGTAGTGGTCGTCCTGCCAAACTGTTTAAGTTTAATAATCAAAAATACAATCAATTACTTAACGACGGATTTCATTTTGAAATTAAGATAGTGTAA
- the pepE gene encoding dipeptidase PepE, whose protein sequence is MKRIIIASTSTVHGSGYLEYLLPELISFFCNVEKILFIPYARPSGISYDTYTEKAREAFGKIDKEVKGIHEYDNPKEAVSNAEAIFTGGGNTFELVNQLYKNDVIDSLRKVVEAGTPYLGTSAGSNICGITMMNTNDMPIVYPPSFDTMGFIPFNINAHYLDPDPSSKHMGETRETRIKEFHVFNESPVLGLREGSWLEVFNNEIKLKGGLSARLFRRDKEAIELVTETEITKETLS, encoded by the coding sequence ATGAAACGAATTATCATTGCTAGTACTTCAACAGTTCACGGAAGTGGTTATTTAGAATATCTTCTACCAGAATTAATATCATTTTTTTGTAATGTAGAAAAAATATTATTTATCCCTTATGCAAGACCAAGTGGTATTTCTTATGATACTTATACAGAAAAAGCTAGAGAAGCTTTTGGTAAGATTGATAAAGAAGTTAAAGGAATTCATGAGTATGATAATCCAAAAGAAGCCGTTTCAAATGCGGAAGCTATTTTCACGGGGGGAGGAAATACATTTGAGTTGGTTAATCAATTGTATAAAAATGATGTAATTGACTCATTGAGGAAAGTTGTTGAGGCAGGAACACCATATTTAGGAACAAGTGCGGGAAGTAATATCTGTGGAATTACAATGATGAATACGAATGATATGCCAATTGTTTATCCACCAAGTTTTGATACGATGGGATTTATCCCGTTCAATATTAATGCACATTATTTAGATCCAGATCCATCTTCTAAACATATGGGTGAAACCAGAGAAACAAGAATTAAAGAATTTCATGTTTTCAATGAAAGTCCAGTTTTAGGTTTACGTGAAGGAAGTTGGTTAGAAGTTTTTAATAATGAGATTAAACTTAAAGGAGGACTATCTGCCAGATTGTTTAGAAGAGATAAGGAGGCAATAGAATTGGTTACAGAAACTGAAATAACCAAGGAAACTTTATCATAA